AAGATGGATTTATCATAACTGCAGCATCAGAGATTATGGCTATCTTAGCACTTGCTCTTGATTTAGATGATTTAAGAACTAGAATTAATAAAATATTAATTGGTTATAACGAAGACAATGATCCAGTATTTGTTAAAGATTTAGGTGGAGCAGATGCACTTGTCTTATTATTAAAAGAAGCAATCAATCCAAATTTAGTCCAAACAATTGATGGTGTACCAACATTAATTCATGCTGGTCCATTTGCAAATATAGCTCATGGATGTAATAGTGTTGTAGCTACTAAAATGGCTTTAAAATTAGGTGATTATACAGTTACTGAAGCTGGATTTGGTGCAGATTTAGGGATGCAAAAATTTCTAGATTTGAAAGTGCCATATTTACCAAAAGCTCCAGATGCAGTTGTTATCGTAACAACCATAAGAGCTTTAAAATCTCATGGTAAAGCTGAAGATTTTAATAAAGAAGATATTAAAGCAATGAAATTAGGGTTGCCTTTATTAGAAAAACATATTGAAAATATTAAGAACTTTGGTATGAATTATATTATTGCTCTCAATCATTTTTATAATGATAGTAGTGAGGAAATCAAAGTATTACTTGACTGGGCAAATGAGCGGAATTATCCGATATCTCTTTGTAAAGGATTTAGTGAAGGTGGGTTAGGTATGGTTGATTTAGCAAGTAAAATCGTTGAAATCACCAATAAAGAATCACATCTAGTCCATACCTATGATGAAGCAGATTTACCAAGAGTTAAAATTGAGAAAATAGCTAAGAAAATATATGGAGCTAAAGATGTTGCATTCTCAGATAGAGCATTAAGACAATTAGATAAATACGAAGAACTTGGTTGGAATTTACCTATTTGTATGGCTAAAACACCATTATCAATTTCAGGATCTTCCAAATTAGTTGGATTACCTAAAAATTTCACATTAGAAATTAATGACATAAAACCTTCAATGGGTGCTGGATTTTTAGTTGCATTAACTAAAGGTATCATGACAATGCCAGGATTAAATAAAACACCTAGAGCATTAGAAATGAAACTTGATGAAAACGGCAATCTTATAGACTAGGAGGAACTTATATGATTTTATTAGATGGTAAAGCTTTAAGTATTAAAAGAAACTTGGAATTAAAAGAAAAAATAGAAAGAATTGTTTCTAATAATTATAGAAGTCCTAAACTTGCGATTATATTAGTTGGGAATAACCCAGCAAGTCTTTCTTATGTTAAAGGCAAAAAAAGAGCATGTGAACTTGTAGGTATTAAACATGACATGCATCATTTAGATGAAAACATTTCACAAAAAGAATTAGAAGATTTAATTATAAATTTAAATGAAGATGATTTGGTAGATGGTATTTTACTACAATTACCAATCTCTAAACATCTTGATGATAGCTTATTAATTGATATGATATCAAAAAATAAAGATGCAGATGGTTTTCATGTAATTAACCAAGGATACTTATACCAAAAGAA
The sequence above is drawn from the Mariniplasma anaerobium genome and encodes:
- a CDS encoding formate--tetrahydrofolate ligase, encoding MQKITSICEKMGVQSDECIPFGFYKAKIDLKMMKRLEQKKDGKLVLVTAINPTPAGEGKTTISIGLAQGLKEIGKHPVLALREPSLGPVFGLKGGATGGGLSSVVPIDDINLHFTGDLHAITAANNLLSALIDNHIYQGNELKIKRVTWKRAMDMNDRALRSIETPSRKDGFIITAASEIMAILALALDLDDLRTRINKILIGYNEDNDPVFVKDLGGADALVLLLKEAINPNLVQTIDGVPTLIHAGPFANIAHGCNSVVATKMALKLGDYTVTEAGFGADLGMQKFLDLKVPYLPKAPDAVVIVTTIRALKSHGKAEDFNKEDIKAMKLGLPLLEKHIENIKNFGMNYIIALNHFYNDSSEEIKVLLDWANERNYPISLCKGFSEGGLGMVDLASKIVEITNKESHLVHTYDEADLPRVKIEKIAKKIYGAKDVAFSDRALRQLDKYEELGWNLPICMAKTPLSISGSSKLVGLPKNFTLEINDIKPSMGAGFLVALTKGIMTMPGLNKTPRALEMKLDENGNLID